The sequence TCAAGGCGTGCAGGGCGCGGCGGAAGCGCTCGGGCAGGATCATGCGACGGTCATCGCGCTGACGGGGGTATATCACAATCTGTTGCGGCGCTGGGCCGACGCCTAGCCGATCATGGTTTGCAGCGCGGGTGAAAGGTATTCCTCGAATCCGCTTTCGCCGCGCACCGCCATATGCACTGCCAGCCCCTCGCGTTCGGCGAGCGGCATCCCTTCCGGCCCCAGCACGGTCAGCGCCGTCGCCCAGGCGTCCGCCAGCATGCAGCTGGGGTGCAGCACGGTCACCGATGCGACGCCATTGTCCGCCGGACGGCCGGTGCGCGGATCGAGGGTGTGGGCATAGACCTTGCCGCCCCGGGCGAAGGCGCGGCGATAGTCGCCGGACGTCGCGACCGCCAGACCATGCAGCGCGACGCGGACCGGAGCGAGGGCGGCCCCGGGCACTGGTTCGAGATCGACCCACCAGGGCTGCCCGTCCGGCTTGATCCCCTCGCCGCGCAGTTCGCCGCCGACTTCGATCAGGAAGTCGCGCACCTCCATGCCGCGCAGCCGCTCCGCGACCGCATCGACCGCGAAGCCCTTGGCGATACCGGACAGGTCAAGCGTGGCTGGCGCGGTGCGGCGAAAGCGGGTGCCGTCGATCTCGAGATGATCGCGTCCGGATTCCCGCAGCGCTTCGGCGATCTCGGTGTCCGCCGGGACGTCCGCACGGGGCCCGGGCGGGCCAAACCCCCACAGATCGACCAGCCGGCCCATCGCCGGATCGAACGCGCCGCCGCTCGCTCGAGCTATCCGCAACGCCGCCGCCAGCACCGTCGCAAGATCGCGCGGCAGGGGCTGCCACCAACCCGGTGCGCCGCGATTCAACCGCCCCAGATTCGAATCTGGTGCCCAGTGGCTCATCTCTGCGACGATGCGATCCAGGACCTGCTGGATCTCGCCGGCGAGCGGGCCCGCGCCGCCGATGACCTTCGCCGACCAGCTGGTGCCCATGGTCTCGCCCGACAGCTCGGCCACAAAGGCAGCGGCCTGCCGCCGGTGGAACGCGGCTGGTGACAGGCCGCCGGGAATCGCGACTCTGGGCGTCAGGCTCAGGGCGCGAGCACCTCAAGCGTGGTGATATAGGCGACGCGGCGCTGCGGCTGGGCGCCGGCCGGCGGCGGACCTTCCATCGCCGGGCCGCCATCGGGCACGACGTTCAGCCAGTACATGCCGGGCGTCGGCCATTTGATCGTGACCTTGCCCTCGGCATCGGTCCTGGCGTCGATCTGGTGGAGCCCGTCGCGATAGCGGATGCCGCCGGGGATCGCGACGACCTTGAGGTTGGCGCCGGGCTTGCCGTCCAGCAGGAATTTGAAGGTCGCGCCCTCGCCCGCGATCAGGTCATTGGGGTGCGTCACCGGCACCAGCTCGATGCCGCGGCCGCTGGTCTTGAAGACGGTGTCGGTCGGTGCGCCCTGGGTGATGAAGGTCTCGTTGCGCGAGACGACCTCGGCGGTCTGCACGTCGGTGGCACCGGCGGGGATCGCGGCAGCCAGTGTGGCGGTGGTGGTGCCGCGCGGCAGCTGCCTGGTCTCGCCGTTCAGCTTGTAGCTGCCGAACACGCCTTCGTTGAGGATCGACAGGCGATAGGTGCCCTGCTGGGTCAGATGCAGGTCGAAGGTCGCGCGGAACTTGCCGACCGCATGGTTCTCGACCTTGCCCTCGGTGCCGTCGGGCTGGGTGACGGTGGGGAGGGCGGCGAGCGGGCGATGATCGAAGAAGAAGACTTCGTTCGACGCGGCGGCATCGACGGTCACCCAATTGTCGGTGCCCGAGACGATCGTCGACGAGGGCAGCAGCCAGGCGCGGTGGGCATAGGCGGCGGGCGCGGCGATCGCGGCGAACGCGGCGGCGGCGATGAGGGGCTTGCGGAGGTTCATGAGCTTGTCCTTCAGATCAGCGCTTGAGGGTCAGCGAAACGGCGCCGAGCTCGCCCGAGCCCTTGGCGCTGGCCGAGACGGCCGTTTTGCCGTCCCAGTTGAACGGCACCGCAACGACTTCGCGGCCGCCGGCCTCGCGGGCGGCTTCGATCATCAGCTTGTAAGCGCCGGGAGTCAGGTTCGGCATCGATCCGCGGCCGCCGGTAAAAGCGAGCTTGTGGGTGCCGGGCGCGCGGGTCGCGCCGGTCAGGCCGTCGGCGGGAAAGCTGAGGCCACGGCCCGAGGCGCGCCACCATTGGCGCACGTCGCGCAGCCACTTGGTGCCTTCGCCTTCATTGCCCTTGAGATCGAAATCGTACCACACCGCGATGGTGCGCGGCGTGACGCCTTCCTTTTCGAGCCAGATCGCCACGTACGGACGGTGATATTCGGCGACGGTCAGCTTGGGGATGGCGACCGAGAGATCGAGCGTCTGGGCGCTGGCCGCGGCGGGCGAAAGCGCCACGCCGCTCAGCGCTGCGGCGGTCAATCCGGTGAGGCGGAACTGCATATGCGGGTTTCCCTTAGTGGATCAGGAAGATGGCGATGATCGCCGGGATGAGGAGGCCGAGGCCGACCAGCGGCCAGGTGCTCTTGCGGTGCTTCGAATGCATCTGGAGCAATACCAGTCCGGTGAGCGAGAAGATCACGCAAGCCAGCACGAAGATGTCGATGAACCATTTCCACACGGTGCCGGCGTTGCGGCCCTTATGGAGATCGTTGAGATAGGCGATCCAGCCGCGCGAGGCGTTCTCGCTGGTGACGGCGCCGGTCTCGCGATCGATCGAGATCCAGGCATCGCCGCCGGGGCGGGGCATGCCGAGATAGATTTCGTCCGGACGCCATTCGGCGATCCCGTCCGCCTTCATCTTGACGGCATCACCGATGAACTTGGCGACATCGGCGGGCAGCGGCTTCTTGGCGTCGGGCGCGTCGTCGGGCTTGACCTTGGCCAGCAGCGGCGGCGGCAGCTGCGCGGTGGCCTCGACCGATTTCGGCGATCCTTCGATCTGGCCGGCATGATTGAGCGTGAAGCCGGTGATCGCGAACAGCATCAACCCGATCAGGCTGATCGCCGAGCTCATCCAATGCCAGGTATGGAGCTGCTTCAGCCAGAAGCTCTTCCGGCTGCGCTTTCGGGGAGCCGGTGCGGCGGTTGCATCCATCGGGCGGGGTTCAGACTCGGGAGTGGAAACTATGCTCGGCCATTAACGCGAACGATTCGCAATTGCAAATCATGGTGTTGAAAATCGCGCGCCAATTTCAGCTTTCGGGACACTTCCAATCCTTAAGCAACGGCAGCGTCGAACGGATCCAGCCGAACATCTTGTCGCGCTCCGCCGCTACCGGGCGATCGGCGATCGGGAGGTTGGCGATCTCGCGGCCGCCTCGCTCGATGACGATCGCGCGCGGTGCACCCTCCATTCCCTGGACGACCCGATCGAGATCGGCCTGTGCGACCGTTTCATAGGCCTGTTGCGGCGGGGTTGCGACGCTCGTGACGACTCCGATCATGTCGTTCATCATCTCGAACATCGAGGGAGGCACGAAAACCGGGAGCTTGCCGCCGGCGCCATAATCGATGTGGAGCTTGTAGAGCGAGAGGTCGCCGGGTGCATCGAGGAAATCGCCGCCGGTAACCGTTATCGCCACGGGCAGGACGTCGCTGTCGGGCTGGCCGGACGCGCCGAGCGTGAAGCGATACCAGATGCCGATCGACGGCGTGATCCGCTCGTCTTCATTGTCCGGGTCCAGCGTGACCAGCGGCTGGCCGCCGGCGAAGCGCGCCCTGGCAGGGTCGGCGCGGTAGAGGAAAAAGAGGTCGGCCTGGTTCCTGCCGCCGGGGAGGCTGGTCAGGATCGCCTGACCGCTATGATCGGGGGCGAAATCATAGCCGCGGCAATAGAGCTGCTTCTGTTCGTTGGTGTTCGCCGCCTTTTGCGCGAAAGCCGTGGCCGGGAACATCGCCGCAGCCACGCATATTGCCGCCAAAACCGATCGTGCCATGATTCCCCTCCACCGATTGCGCCGATCTGCCGGCCGGATCACTCCCGCCCGAGCAGCACCCGCGCTTGCCCCGCGATCTGCGCCAGCATCGCCGCGTTGGGCACCGCCGATTGGCGCGCGCGCGCGACCAGATTGGCGAATTGCGCGACGCGGGCGCCGTTTTCGGCGAGCCAGGCATCGACCGTCGCCTGCGGATCCTTGCTCTTGTCCCGGGCGAGGAACTCGAGGCGGATCTGCTGGAAATCGCGGGCGAGGCCGGCGATGAGCAGCCGCTCCCACGGATCGCCGGTGGTGATCCGCGCCGCGATCGACTGGGCCCAATCGAGCCCGAGCGCCTGACCGAGCGAAGTGAACGCGCGCGTCAGCACCGTCTCGTCGATCCCGCGCCCCACGCCGAGCTCGGCGAGGCCGACCGCGCCGTCCAGTTCGAACAGGCGGATGACCTTGGCGACCAGTTCCTTGGGTGCGCCGGCTGCCTCCAGCTTGTCGGCGATACGGTTCGACTGGGCCCTGACCTCGTCGAGCAGCAGCGCCTTGGCCTGTTTGTCGAGCGCGTCGATGCCGGGCTTCAGCCGTTCGATGACCTTGGCGGGACTCGCACCCGGGCGGGCGATGCGGAGCAGATCCGCGACCTGGCCGCGCACCGCGACCGCGACTTCGTCGAGCAAGGCGATGCGGGCGCCTTCGCTGATCTGCGCGGTCTCCACCGCTTCCCAGATCGCGGGCAGGTTGAACAGGCGCTCGGCCACCGCATACATTGCGGCGATATCGGCCATCGCCGCGCCTTCCTCTTCGGCAAGCTCGAAGGGATGGAGGACGCCGAGGCGGTTGATGACGCGATTGGCGAGCTTGGTCGCGACGATCTCGTTGCGCAGGCGATGCTCCATGATCGCCTTGCCGAAGCGCTTCTGCATCGCCGGCGGGAAGGCATGGCAGAGATCGCTTTCCAGCGCCGGATCATGGCCGAGCTTGCCGTGCTCGATCGCATCCTGAAGCGCGAGCTTGGTCGATGCGAGCAGCACCGCCAGTTCCGGGCGAGTAAGCCCGCGGCCGTCCTGCGCGCGGCGAAGCAGTTCCTCGTTCGAGCCGAGGCCCTCTACGGCGCGGTCGAGGCGGCCCGAACCTTCGAGGATCTCGATGACGCGGACGTAGCTGGGCAGCGAGACCGCGCCGTCATTTTCCATGAACGAGATCGCCAGCGTCTGGAGGCGGTTATCCTCCAGCACCAGATGCGCGACATCGTCGGTCATCGCGGCGAGGAGCTTGTTGCGATCCTCGAATTCCAGGCGGCCCTCGATCATCTCGCGGTTGAGTGCGATCTTGATGTTGACCTCGTTGTCCGAGCAGTCGACGCCGGCCGAATTGTCGATGAAGTCGGTATTGATGCGGCCGCCATGCGCGGCGAAGGCGATGCGCCCGGCCTGGGTCACGCCGAGGTTCGCGCCTTCGCCGACTGCCTTGCAGCGCAGATCCTCGCCATTGACGCGCAGGCGATCATTGGCGGGGTCGCCGACATCGCCATGGCTCTCGCTCGCCGCCTTGATGTAGGTGCCAATGCCGCCGAACCAGAGCAGGCCGACCTGCATCTTGAGGATCGCGACGATCAGCGCGGTCGGGTCCATCTCCTCGGCATCGACGCCGAGCATCGCGCGGACCTCGGGCGAAAGCGGGATCGACTTTTCGGTGCGCGCGAAGACGCCGCCGCCCTTCGAGATCAGCTTCGGATTGTAATCCGCCCAGCTTGAGCGCGGCAAAGCGAACATGCGGTCGCGCTCGACCCAGCTCTTTGCCGGATCGGGATCGGGATCGAGGAAGATGTGACGGTGGTCGAACGCGGCAACGAGCTTGATCGCCTTCGACAGCAGCATGCCGTTGCCGAACACGTCGCCCGACATGTCGCCGCAGCCCGCGACCGTGACGGGCTCGGACTGGATGTCGATGCCCATCTCGAGGAAGTGGCGGCGAACCGACACCCACGCGCCCCTGGCGGTGATGCCCATCGCCTTGTGATCATAGCCGACCGAGCCACCGCTGGCGAAGGCATCGCCCAGCCAGAAATTGCGTTCGATGGCGATGGCGTTGGCGACGTCGGAGAAGGTCGCGGTGCCCTTGTCCGCGGCGACGACGAAGTACGGATCCTCGCCGTCGAGGATCGCGACGCTGTCCGGGTGCACCACCTTGCCGCTGACGATGTTGTCGGTGATCGACAGCAAGGTGCGGATGAAGATGCGGTAGCTCTCGGTACCTTCGGCGAACCACGCATCGCGGTCGGTAGCGGGCGAGGGCAGCATCTTGGGATAGAAGCCGCCCTTGGCGCCCGTCGGGACGATGACGGCGTTCTTGACGCGCTGCGCCTTCATCAGGCCGAGGATCTCGGTTCGGAAGTCGTCCCGCCGGTCCGACCAGCGCAGACCGCCACGCGCGACCGGGCCGGCGCGCAGATGGATGCCCTCGACGCGGGGGGAATAGACCCAGATCTCGCGCCACGGCAGCGGGGCGGGGAGACCGGGGACCTTGGCGCTGTCGAGCTTGAAGGCGAGCGCTTCCTTCGCGGCGGGGGCGAAGGCGTTGGTGCGCAAGGTCGCCGCCACCACCCCGCGCAGCGTCCGCAGGATGCGGTCGTCGTCGATCGCGGAAACTGCGTCGAGGCCGGCATCGATCGCCTTGCTGGCAGCCTCGATTGCGCCCTTGTCCTTTCCGGCACGCGCCGGATTGTGCGCGGCGTCGAAGCGCTCGATCAGCGCGGCGGCGACGCCGGGCGCGCGGCGGAGCGCGTCGACGACGGTGGCCATACCGTAATTCATGCCGGTCTGGCGCAGATAGCGGAACCAGGCCCTGAACAGGACTACGGAGGCGGGTTCCATCCCGCTCTCGACGATCAGCCGGTTGAACAGGTCGTTCTCGGCATTGCCTTCGAGCACCGCGGCGACGGCGTTCTCGATGGTGGCGAGATCGCCAGCCAGGTGCGGCACCTCGACTTCGAAATCATGGACGAAGGCTCCGCCCGAAAGCTGGGTCGGCACCTCCTCGATCACGCGGAAGCCGAAATTCTCGAACACCGGCACCGCGTCCGACAGCGCCAGCGCGCCACCCTGGGCATAGAGCTTGATGCGATATTCGCCGGGCTTGCCCTCAACGGGAGTGATCCGCACCGAACGGTCACCGGGGCTTTCGAGCGTGGCGATGCGCAGGATGTCGCTCGCGGCTTCCTCTGGCGTCGCGGTGGTGCGGTAGGCGGCGGGGAAGGCGTTGGCGAAGCGCAGCGCCAGGCGAGTCGCGGCACCTCCGGCCTGCTCGTTCAGCGCCGCCTCGACCGCGGGGACCCAGCCGCGCATCATCCGCTCAAGCTGATCGTCGAGGGCCGCGGCATCGGGCATCGTGCCGCCCTGGCGCAGATCGAGCGTGTACCGCAGCAATGCGACGACGCCGTCTTCCAGCGCGATCGACCAGTTGATCAGCTTGGCGTTCGCCGCTTCCTCGAGCATCGACCCCACCGCTTCGCGGCGGCTGGTGGTGATCTCGTCGCGCGGCAGCCAGACGAACGCGAACAGATGACGTCCCAGCGGGCTCTTCACCAGCACCAGCTTCGAGCGCGGGCGATCAGCGACTGACATCGAGGTGAGCACCAGGCTCTCCAGCGAATCCACGTCGAACGCGGTGGTCAGATCGTGCGGCAGCGCGGTCATCGCGTGGGCCATGGCCTTGCCGGTATGGCCCTTGGGATCGAAACCAAATTTCTGCTCGAGCCGGTTCAGCCGGTCGCGCAGCACCGGCACCTCCTCGGGCGCCGCGAACAAGGCCGCGCTGGTCCACAGGCCGGCATGGATCGAAAGGCCGGTGACCTGGCTGCCGGTCAGGATCGGCACCACGACGATATCGAGCGGCACGCGGCGGTGCACGGTCGATATCGAATTGGACTTGAGCAACAGCGGCGCCTCGCCGCCCTTGCGGAAATATTCCACCGCCGCCTTGCGCGATGCTTCGGCGAGGATCGGGGTTTCGAGATCGTAGCGGGCTAGGCCGAGCTGGTCGCTGGTCTTGCCGTCCGCCGTCCAGTTCTCATGCGCGAGCAGGGTCATCGCGCCGTCGTGGAACCAGCGCAGCAGCTTGCCGCCCTCCTTGCTGGGGATCGAGGCCGCGTCGGCGCCCATCGCGGTCTGCAGCGCGCGCCAGTCGTGCACGGCGTCGCGAACCTGATCGAGCATCCGCTCGAGCTCGGCGACGAGCTCGCGGCGGGTGCGCGCGTCGGCGCGGTCCATCTCGATATAGATCATCGATTCGCGGCGGGCATCGGCATCGTCGCCACCGATCGCGGTGAGCTTGCCGGCCTTGTCGCGCGACACCGCGATCACGGGATGGAGGATACGCTGGATGGAAAGATCATGCGCGCCGATCGCGGCGGCGATCGAATCGACGAGGAAGGGCATGTCGTCGTTGACGACGGCAAGGCGCATCCGCCGCCGCTCGCCGGCCATGAAGGTCGCCAGTGCGATCCGTGGGGTACCCGCTCCGCGCACCGCGGCGGTTTTCGCGACGAAATCCGCCGCCTCCGCGCGCTCGGCTTCGTTGAAGCCTTCCAGTTCACCCGGGAGCGCCCCCTGGAGGAGCCGCTCTTCGAACGCTCGCGTCAGCGAGGTCATCATGTTCTTCATGTCCTAAAGCGCTACTCCCGGAGAGTCGGCGCTTCAAGGCCTGAGAACCCTTGCAAGGGCTTTGAACCGGTAACGGGTGAAACTATTTTTATGCGGCGGCCTCGCGGCCGGTCAGGCGGCGGCCTTCCGAATCGTGCGCTCGGTCAGCGGCGCATCGCTCAGCTGGGCGACAATATCCATGCCCTTCTTGCCCTTGCGGGCGAGCAGAACCACGAAATCGCCATCGGCCTTCAGATCGACATGGGCGATCGGTGCGCGGTTGCGCAGTTCGTCGGCGATCTGCGCGAACAGGTCCGGTTTGGCGGCCGGGCGGCGCCAGGCGCGCTCGGCGGCGACGACGCCCTTGATGCCGCCCTCGGCAGTATCGAGGAACGAGTCGAGCCCGCCCGAGGGCACGAAGCTGCGCTTGGCGTGGCTCAGCACCGCGGCGAATTCGGTGAGGCGGGTCTTGTCGTAATCGGCGCCGAAGACGAGCTTGACCGCCGGGGTCATCGGCGCGCGTGCCTGAACCTTCAGCCCGGCATCCTCAAGCAATTCGGCATAATCGGCCGCGTTGCTTTCGGCGGCGAGCGCGAAATCATAGGAACGCGCCAGCGCGCGATAGAGCGCCGAGCGGCTGCGCGTATCCGAAGCGCGCGCGGCGGCGGCGGATTCGCGGGCGAGCATCAGGCGATCGGCCAGCGACGAATCATCCGGCACGTCGGCCACCACCAGATCGTCGCTCGCATCGAATCCGGCGCTCGGACCATCGGCCCAGACTGGCGCGGCCACCGGCGGCGCGTGCACGCTGCGGCGCGCTTCCTCGACCTCGGCCTCGAGCCTGGCCTGCGTCGCCGCATCGACCAGCTCCTTCCAGTTGATCACGCCATAGATGAAGTCGATCTCCTCGCCATTCGACGAGAAGGGCATCAAAATGCCGCGATACATGGTGTTGTGGCCGCGCGTGCCGACGAACTCGGCCTCGAAGCCGATCGGCGCGCGATTGGCGATGATCTGGAGATAATGGTCGGTCAGCCGCGACAGCAGCGAACGGCTCGGCACTTGCGCGACATGCGTGATCGAGGTATCGAGATCGGTCTCCTCGCGCAGTGCCTTGCCGAGGAAACGAATCGCCGGGTTGTCGATGCCCTGCGAGAAATCGAGCAGCACCGAATGGGCGCCGAAATCGGCGATGTTGCCGGGATCGAGATCCTCGATCGAAGGATAGGCGCGGCCGCGCAGCAGCGACACCCAGTGATTATAGGCGCGGACATGCATGCGGCGCTCGTCGGTGCCGACATCCAGCGGACGGTCCGATACGGCCTCGTTTGGCTCGGGATCGCCCGCACCCAGCGGATCGTTGATGCCGCGCGACATATCCATGCACATGCTCCACTTCGGACGACTTTCGCCCATTCGCTCAAGTTGTCTTGTTGTGCACGCCATGTGGTAAACGCCGCGTAAAGCCGGAGATGCGGAACAAGCCTCTGGCAACGCTTGTCAGCCAGGGATCATGCTGGTAAGCGCGCCGCTCCTCGGGGGCGACGCCTTCGAGTACCAGGCCGCTTTAGCTCAGCTGGTAGAGCATCGCATTCGTAATGCGGGGGTCACAGGTTCGAGTCCTGTAAGCGGCACCACTTCCCGATCAAGAGAGGGCACCATCGGTGCCTATTGATCGGGGCCGCGCAATTGTTTCCAGGCAAATCATACATCAAGGTGATCAATCGGTTTGCAGTTCTTTCAGTGCAAACCTGAAGGACGTCGGCCGGAATGAGAGGATTGAGCGTCCGGGCCTAAGCACCACATTTCCTCGACCGCACGGCCGCTCAAATCCCAAGTTCGAAATCTCAAACGCGGCCGCCGAGTGTTCTGGCGATCTGCTCCGCGGTTTTGGCGACTGCCGGGCCATGCTTCTTGCGCATCTGCTCTTCCGGCATGAGGAAGGACGGGCCTCCGATGTTCAGTGCCAGTATACGGCCATCCGGCAGGATAATCGGCGCGCCCGCAGCGTTGATGTCGCGATGCCATTCGCCGATTGAAAGGCAGAAGCCGACATCGGAAATCATCGCCTGCGCTTCGTTGATCTTGCCGGCGATCTTCTTTTTTTCGACGGGCTTGATTTCCAATTCGGTGAGGACCTTGTCGATTCCGTCGTCGGTAAGTGCGGCCAGATAAGCGCGGCCCATGGCGGTGGTGATCAGGGGAACCCGCGAGCCGGGCGCCAGCTGCAATGCAATCAGTCCGGGACCCTGGCAGGTTTCCAGATTGAGCATATGATCGCGGTCACGCATACCAAGGCAAACGTTCGCATTGACGACTTTGGCGAGTTCCTCGAGAAGCGGGCGCGTCAGCCGTCCGATGTCCACGCGCGACAGTGCCGCGAAGCCGAGCGACATCGCGGCGCCGCCGAGCTCATAGGTATTCAATCGCTCGTTGTTGATCAGGAAACCGGCTTTGGTGAGCGTGTTCGTGATCCGTGAGATGGTGGCCTTTGGCAGCTTGGTCAGGCGGGCAAGCTCCTGATTGCCCAGCGTCGTACCTTTGCCGCTAAAGACTTCCAGCACGGCCAGCCCGCGTTCGAGTGCCGAAATGGTCAAGGCCTCCTTGGCCTTTTCGCCGCGGGCAGGTTTCGTCGCAGTAGCGCGCCGAGGCGATTTTTGTCTGGATACTGCTTCGCGTGCCATGCGGCCTCTTGGCTAAAGGAAAGGCGACATACACCCGCCAGTGAACGAAGCGCTGGTCGCAGCACCTCGTGCGCAGGCATAGTTTAGCCGCTGGAGACAGGCAACTGGCGTAAAATGGTTTTGAAACCATGCTCCAGATTTCGAGAGCGCACTACTCCATCCCATTCATCAGATAATGGCGTCTCGTTTGAGCGCCTCGATGGTCTCGGCATCGAACCCGAGAAGGCCTGATAGAATCTCGTCGGTATTTTCACCGAGCAACGGCGGCGCCCGATAGGTCTCGACAGGCGTTTCCGAAAACCGGATCGGGTTTGCGATCAGCTGCAAATCAGCGCGGTATGGATGGGAAGTCCGCACAGTTAGCC is a genomic window of Sphingomonas sp. containing:
- a CDS encoding FAD:protein FMN transferase, with the translated sequence MAELSGETMGTSWSAKVIGGAGPLAGEIQQVLDRIVAEMSHWAPDSNLGRLNRGAPGWWQPLPRDLATVLAAALRIARASGGAFDPAMGRLVDLWGFGPPGPRADVPADTEIAEALRESGRDHLEIDGTRFRRTAPATLDLSGIAKGFAVDAVAERLRGMEVRDFLIEVGGELRGEGIKPDGQPWWVDLEPVPGAALAPVRVALHGLAVATSGDYRRAFARGGKVYAHTLDPRTGRPADNGVASVTVLHPSCMLADAWATALTVLGPEGMPLAEREGLAVHMAVRGESGFEEYLSPALQTMIG
- a CDS encoding DUF4198 domain-containing protein, producing MNLRKPLIAAAAFAAIAAPAAYAHRAWLLPSSTIVSGTDNWVTVDAAASNEVFFFDHRPLAALPTVTQPDGTEGKVENHAVGKFRATFDLHLTQQGTYRLSILNEGVFGSYKLNGETRQLPRGTTTATLAAAIPAGATDVQTAEVVSRNETFITQGAPTDTVFKTSGRGIELVPVTHPNDLIAGEGATFKFLLDGKPGANLKVVAIPGGIRYRDGLHQIDARTDAEGKVTIKWPTPGMYWLNVVPDGGPAMEGPPPAGAQPQRRVAYITTLEVLAP
- a CDS encoding DUF2271 domain-containing protein, yielding MQFRLTGLTAAALSGVALSPAAASAQTLDLSVAIPKLTVAEYHRPYVAIWLEKEGVTPRTIAVWYDFDLKGNEGEGTKWLRDVRQWWRASGRGLSFPADGLTGATRAPGTHKLAFTGGRGSMPNLTPGAYKLMIEAAREAGGREVVAVPFNWDGKTAVSASAKGSGELGAVSLTLKR
- a CDS encoding PepSY-associated TM helix domain-containing protein, which codes for MDATAAPAPRKRSRKSFWLKQLHTWHWMSSAISLIGLMLFAITGFTLNHAGQIEGSPKSVEATAQLPPPLLAKVKPDDAPDAKKPLPADVAKFIGDAVKMKADGIAEWRPDEIYLGMPRPGGDAWISIDRETGAVTSENASRGWIAYLNDLHKGRNAGTVWKWFIDIFVLACVIFSLTGLVLLQMHSKHRKSTWPLVGLGLLIPAIIAIFLIH
- a CDS encoding NAD-glutamate dehydrogenase domain-containing protein; protein product: MKNMMTSLTRAFEERLLQGALPGELEGFNEAERAEAADFVAKTAAVRGAGTPRIALATFMAGERRRMRLAVVNDDMPFLVDSIAAAIGAHDLSIQRILHPVIAVSRDKAGKLTAIGGDDADARRESMIYIEMDRADARTRRELVAELERMLDQVRDAVHDWRALQTAMGADAASIPSKEGGKLLRWFHDGAMTLLAHENWTADGKTSDQLGLARYDLETPILAEASRKAAVEYFRKGGEAPLLLKSNSISTVHRRVPLDIVVVPILTGSQVTGLSIHAGLWTSAALFAAPEEVPVLRDRLNRLEQKFGFDPKGHTGKAMAHAMTALPHDLTTAFDVDSLESLVLTSMSVADRPRSKLVLVKSPLGRHLFAFVWLPRDEITTSRREAVGSMLEEAANAKLINWSIALEDGVVALLRYTLDLRQGGTMPDAAALDDQLERMMRGWVPAVEAALNEQAGGAATRLALRFANAFPAAYRTTATPEEAASDILRIATLESPGDRSVRITPVEGKPGEYRIKLYAQGGALALSDAVPVFENFGFRVIEEVPTQLSGGAFVHDFEVEVPHLAGDLATIENAVAAVLEGNAENDLFNRLIVESGMEPASVVLFRAWFRYLRQTGMNYGMATVVDALRRAPGVAAALIERFDAAHNPARAGKDKGAIEAASKAIDAGLDAVSAIDDDRILRTLRGVVAATLRTNAFAPAAKEALAFKLDSAKVPGLPAPLPWREIWVYSPRVEGIHLRAGPVARGGLRWSDRRDDFRTEILGLMKAQRVKNAVIVPTGAKGGFYPKMLPSPATDRDAWFAEGTESYRIFIRTLLSITDNIVSGKVVHPDSVAILDGEDPYFVVAADKGTATFSDVANAIAIERNFWLGDAFASGGSVGYDHKAMGITARGAWVSVRRHFLEMGIDIQSEPVTVAGCGDMSGDVFGNGMLLSKAIKLVAAFDHRHIFLDPDPDPAKSWVERDRMFALPRSSWADYNPKLISKGGGVFARTEKSIPLSPEVRAMLGVDAEEMDPTALIVAILKMQVGLLWFGGIGTYIKAASESHGDVGDPANDRLRVNGEDLRCKAVGEGANLGVTQAGRIAFAAHGGRINTDFIDNSAGVDCSDNEVNIKIALNREMIEGRLEFEDRNKLLAAMTDDVAHLVLEDNRLQTLAISFMENDGAVSLPSYVRVIEILEGSGRLDRAVEGLGSNEELLRRAQDGRGLTRPELAVLLASTKLALQDAIEHGKLGHDPALESDLCHAFPPAMQKRFGKAIMEHRLRNEIVATKLANRVINRLGVLHPFELAEEEGAAMADIAAMYAVAERLFNLPAIWEAVETAQISEGARIALLDEVAVAVRGQVADLLRIARPGASPAKVIERLKPGIDALDKQAKALLLDEVRAQSNRIADKLEAAGAPKELVAKVIRLFELDGAVGLAELGVGRGIDETVLTRAFTSLGQALGLDWAQSIAARITTGDPWERLLIAGLARDFQQIRLEFLARDKSKDPQATVDAWLAENGARVAQFANLVARARQSAVPNAAMLAQIAGQARVLLGRE
- a CDS encoding IclR family transcriptional regulator; amino-acid sequence: MAREAVSRQKSPRRATATKPARGEKAKEALTISALERGLAVLEVFSGKGTTLGNQELARLTKLPKATISRITNTLTKAGFLINNERLNTYELGGAAMSLGFAALSRVDIGRLTRPLLEELAKVVNANVCLGMRDRDHMLNLETCQGPGLIALQLAPGSRVPLITTAMGRAYLAALTDDGIDKVLTELEIKPVEKKKIAGKINEAQAMISDVGFCLSIGEWHRDINAAGAPIILPDGRILALNIGGPSFLMPEEQMRKKHGPAVAKTAEQIARTLGGRV